From the genome of Lagopus muta isolate bLagMut1 chromosome 22, bLagMut1 primary, whole genome shotgun sequence, one region includes:
- the JHY gene encoding jhy protein homolog codes for MGKDKRFNCRSLPQLLTNTNIFTDCMASLVHFPVFQTQGWCKPSVSSTECFPQSELTQPSFHPASWKRPPASEGSIGSELRDCQDSDCESLVLERQYQLELQQRIRANDELVGLSAGQLENDSLEEEDSLEKVISEEQEGAKYVTVQYTHRVRKKESDGREQQPADKYFSLKYNPNWKNTKEAVEFSEVEKTHHVAEGGSVDLPQDSFYLHSSVSSGEKNQHEAKFQESFSEFGTELLSFHEPNAFVSSEPFRLHTRGNESSDGYYFKDSLSTYSSAFSLRIPEDRPQRAKKDFVEKNKRTLGLRTDKNKSYLQLHGKKHEVIQEQVADIETIDEEPVQSALPYPNMKMHPEDKWYLNSQRLKDHQNKWSQRNKVKSNQNLEGRACSRSDNHQQAGRPAKPKSWHYRQHQMSEFQTAPLQAVEQDNSNALQKCPNPSVGPDTNTAANSDTCLINFSACTNKNNKNCQHDRPKGLAHGQQHLYNHATVPFFPRDGSASAQAHPNQNKSSSTFNANYQEMAKDQVLLRDCKRQIYATSSLWPSQASVHSSPAAFCTAFQLPQTMERQHQEMSCLREADDLHLFSPLPPLIPLIESDSEVDPERGEGNQVKISRSNSEGYLMQMEKQKQHKVCKKPYSSKACINLDVKLGGLGPDYEAIKEKKEKLKQQKEYAQRIKELNMKNIALVHRLPTKPQVISSLSRQKALEYAKKIPKPKPFTARQSDEEVKEERALLSTLKRDSLPPVTPLETLQSRHEKEKQVVAAFRTLHIL; via the exons ATGGGTAAGGATAAACGTTTTAACTGTAGATCACTGCCACAACTCCTAACCAACACAAACATCTTCACCGACTGTATGGCCTCTTTGGTTCACTTTCCTGTTTTCCAAACACAGGGTTGGTGCAAACCATCAGTGTCCAGCAC CGAATGCTTCCCTCAGAGTGAGCTCACGCAACCAAGCTTTCATCCTGcaagttggaaaaggccaccTGCAAGTGAAGGGAGCATTGGCTCAGAGCTGCGTGACTGTCAGGACTCTGACTGTGAAAGCCTTGTTCTGGAAAGGCAGTATCAGTTAGAACTCCAGCAACGGATTCGTGCTAATGACGAGCTGGTAGGACTGAGTGCTGGGCAGCTGGAGAATGACAGCTTAGAGGAAGAAGATAGCTTGGAGAAGGTGATTTCAGAGGAGCAAGAAGGAGCTAAGTATGTCACAGTGCAGTATACACACAGAGTACGAAAGAAAGAGAGCGATGGAAG ggaacagcagcctgcagacaAATATTTCAGCCTAAAGTACAATCCTAACTGGAAGAACACAAAAGAAGCAGTGGAAttttctgaagtagaaaaaacACACCACGTTGCTGAAGGAGGCAGTGTGGACCTTCCCCAAGATTCCTTTTACCTCCATTCCAGTGTCTCCTCAGGAGAAAAGAACCAACACGAGGCAAAGTTTCAGGAGTCATTCTCTGAGTTTGGTACAGAATTACTGAGCTTTCATGAGCCAAATGCCTTCGTCTCCAGTGAACCTTTTAGGTTACATACCAGAGGGAATGAATCTTCAGATGGCTATTATTTCAAAGATAGCCTTAGTACAtacagcagtgctttttctcttcGGATTCCAGAAGATCGACCtcaaagagcaaaaaaagactttgtggaaaaaaacaagcgGACTTTAGGATTGCGTACAGACAAGAACAAATCCTATCTTCAGTTACATGGCAAAAAGCACGAAGTTATTCAAGAGCAG GTTGCAGATATTGAAACTATTGATGAGGAGCCAGTTCAGAGTGCCTTGCCATACCCAAACATGAAAATGCACCCCGAAGACAAATGGTACCTGAATTCACAGCGGCTCAAG GATCACCAGAACAAGTGGTCCCAAAGAAACAAAGTAAAGTCCAACCAGAATCTGGAGGGAAGAGCTTGTTCAAGGAGTGATAACCATCAGCAGGCAGGAAGACCAGCAAAACCAAAGTCTTGGCACTACAGGCAACACCAGATGTCAGAAtttcagactgctcctctgcaggcAGTGGAACAAGACAACAGCAATGCACTGCAGAAGTGCCCAAATCCTTCTGTTGGCCCTGACACCAATACAGCAGCAAATTCAGATACTTGCTTAATTAATTTCTCAGCATGTACTAACAAGAACAACAAGAATTGCCAGCATGACCGTCCAAAAGGACTTGCACATGGGCAGCAACATTTATACAACCATGCCACTGTGCCATTTTTCCCAAGAGATGGCAGTGCCAGTGCTCAAGCACATCCAAATCAAAACAAGAGTTCATCTACTTTTAATGCTAACTATCAAGAAATGGCAAAGGATCAAGTATTGCTTCGGGATTGCAAAAGACAAATTTATGCCACCAGTAGTTTATG gcCTTCCCAAGCTTCTGTTCACAGTTCACCAGCAGCCTTTTGTACAGCCTTCCAGCTACCACAAACCATGGAGCGACAGCACCAAGAAATGTCTTGTTTGAGAGAAGCTGATGACTTGCACTTGTTCAGCCCACTTCCACCTCTAATACCCCTCATAGAAAGTGATTCAGAAGTGGATCCAGAGAGAGGTGAAGGAAATCAAGTGAAAATAAGTCGAAGCAACTCTGAAGGCTATCTCatgcaaatggaaaagcaaaaacagcatAAAGTCTGCAAGAAG CCATATAGCTCAAAAGCCTGTATCAATCTCGATGTAAAGCTTGGAGGCCTTGGACCTGACTATGAAGCAATCAAGGAAAAA AAGGAGAAGTTAAAGCAACAAAAGGAATATGCACAGCGAATTAAGGAGCTCAACATGAAAAACATTGCTTTGGTTCACAGGTTACCTACGAAGCCCCAGGTCATATCTTCATTGTCAAGACAGAAG GCACTGGAATATGCAAAGAAGATTCCTAAACCGAAGCCTTTCACAGCAAGGCAATCAGATGAAGAGGTGAAAGAGGAAAGAGCTCTGCTATCAACTTTAAAAAGAGACAGTTTACCTCCAGTTACACCTTTGGAAACTTTACAGAGCAGACACGAGAAGGAGAAGCAAGTTGTAGCTGCTTTCAGAACCCTTCATATCTTATAA
- the CRTAM gene encoding cytotoxic and regulatory T-cell molecule isoform X1 — protein MTFTTVLHVAALLLLQGDFPGAGSETITLQEGEDLNLRCTLSGDSRAIRQWLNPRGFTIFLDNRWALKDPRYKLTRYSEDELSVRLSNVTVHDEGIYKCFYYSTPFKSKMTTVEVLAAPSKPVLQVSRDAEGSITLSCYTQGCKPQPQVTWLLDNGIQLPGDTRHTLEANGKKWTTTSILTVLAYGPNSTASCLVHHKALRGGKLTAPFQFEDVARTVTNTTPDSTTLEVDTYVSEYVQPTVTTPESDLNSNTDFPPTYPQHNGPGATTSAAAGELSGTSAHHIPNSTETALNATVTEQLFRTEASFPSKNVTLISNSTSEQDVKSEGMSKKKKDLLLPLLVAVLIVVLLIIVVLFTWKLKKAHGVWKRENDTSDQTLESYKSRSNEESPGHEKSRQVVNQKSNVQYVTEGYVEATQKNPSEKNTTIPEEQFACGKETDV, from the exons ATGACTTTCACCACTGTGCTGCATGtcgcagctctgctcctgctgcaag GGGATTTTCCAGGAGCTGGCAGTGAAACCATAACCCTACAGGAAGGAGAGGACCTGAACCTCCGCTGTACCCTCAGCGGTGACAGCAGAGCCATCAGGCAGTGGCTAAACCCCCGTGGGTTTACCATTTTCCTTGACAATCGTTGGG cCTTAAAAGATCCAAGGTACAAACTTACCCGTTATTCGGAGGATGAACTGTCTGTCAGACTCTCTAACGTAACGGTGCATGATGAAGGCATATATAAATGCTTCTACTACAGCACACCGTTCAAAAGCAAGATGACAACTGTTGAGGTGTTAG ctgctccttctAAGCCTGTACTGCAAGTATCCCGAGACGCAGAAGGAAGCATTACATTATCTTGCTATACCCAAGGGTGTAAACCACAGCCCCAGGTTACCTGGCTGTTGGATAATGGAATACAGCTTCCCG GTGACACCAGGCACACATTAGAAGCCAATGGGAAGAAATGGACCACAACCAGCATCCTCACAGTCCTGGCATATGGGCCCAACTCAACAGCCAGCTGCCTCGTTCACCACAAAGCACTGAGAGGAGGGAAGCTGACAGCGCCTTTCCAGTTCGAGGACGTTGCCAGGACAG tgacAAACACAACCCCTGACTCAACTACGCTAGAGGTGGATACGTATGTCTCCGAGTATGTGCAGCCTACAG TGACCACACCAGAGTCAGATCTGAACAGCAATACAGACTTCCCTCCAACCTACCCACAACATAATG GGCCCGGAGCAACGacatcagctgcagcaggagagctgtcTGGTACCTCTGCTCACCACATCCCTAACA GCACTGAAACAGCACTCAATGCCACAGTCACAGAGCAACTTTTCAGGACAGAAGCCTCCTTCCCAAGTAAAAACGTAACTCTGATTTCCAACAGCACCTCTG AGCAAGATGTGAAATCTGAAGGCATGAGTAAGAAGAAGAAGGATCTCCTGCTGCCACTCCTGGTGGCAGTTCTCATTGTCGTGCTGCTCATCATTGTAGTGCTTTTTACATGGAAGCTGAAGAAAGCTCATGGAGTTTGGAAGAGAG aaaatgatACTTCAGACCAGACCTTGGAGAGTTATAAATCCAGATCTAACGAAGAAAGCCCAGGCCATGAGAAGAGCAGACAAG TTGTCAATCAGAAGTCCAACGTGCAATATGTAACAGAAGGATATGTGGAAGCAACACAGAAGAATCCAAGTGAGAAAAACACTACAATACCTGAGGAACAGTTTGcatgtggaaaagaaacagatgtaTAG
- the CRTAM gene encoding cytotoxic and regulatory T-cell molecule isoform X2, translating to MTFTTVLHVAALLLLQGDFPGAGSETITLQEGEDLNLRCTLSGDSRAIRQWLNPRGFTIFLDNRWALKDPRYKLTRYSEDELSVRLSNVTVHDEGIYKCFYYSTPFKSKMTTVEVLAAPSKPVLQVSRDAEGSITLSCYTQGCKPQPQVTWLLDNGIQLPGDTRHTLEANGKKWTTTSILTVLAYGPNSTASCLVHHKALRGGKLTAPFQFEDVARTVTNTTPDSTTLEVDTYVSEYVQPTVTTPESDLNSNTDFPPTYPQHNGTETALNATVTEQLFRTEASFPSKNVTLISNSTSEQDVKSEGMSKKKKDLLLPLLVAVLIVVLLIIVVLFTWKLKKAHGVWKRENDTSDQTLESYKSRSNEESPGHEKSRQVVNQKSNVQYVTEGYVEATQKNPSEKNTTIPEEQFACGKETDV from the exons ATGACTTTCACCACTGTGCTGCATGtcgcagctctgctcctgctgcaag GGGATTTTCCAGGAGCTGGCAGTGAAACCATAACCCTACAGGAAGGAGAGGACCTGAACCTCCGCTGTACCCTCAGCGGTGACAGCAGAGCCATCAGGCAGTGGCTAAACCCCCGTGGGTTTACCATTTTCCTTGACAATCGTTGGG cCTTAAAAGATCCAAGGTACAAACTTACCCGTTATTCGGAGGATGAACTGTCTGTCAGACTCTCTAACGTAACGGTGCATGATGAAGGCATATATAAATGCTTCTACTACAGCACACCGTTCAAAAGCAAGATGACAACTGTTGAGGTGTTAG ctgctccttctAAGCCTGTACTGCAAGTATCCCGAGACGCAGAAGGAAGCATTACATTATCTTGCTATACCCAAGGGTGTAAACCACAGCCCCAGGTTACCTGGCTGTTGGATAATGGAATACAGCTTCCCG GTGACACCAGGCACACATTAGAAGCCAATGGGAAGAAATGGACCACAACCAGCATCCTCACAGTCCTGGCATATGGGCCCAACTCAACAGCCAGCTGCCTCGTTCACCACAAAGCACTGAGAGGAGGGAAGCTGACAGCGCCTTTCCAGTTCGAGGACGTTGCCAGGACAG tgacAAACACAACCCCTGACTCAACTACGCTAGAGGTGGATACGTATGTCTCCGAGTATGTGCAGCCTACAG TGACCACACCAGAGTCAGATCTGAACAGCAATACAGACTTCCCTCCAACCTACCCACAACATAATG GCACTGAAACAGCACTCAATGCCACAGTCACAGAGCAACTTTTCAGGACAGAAGCCTCCTTCCCAAGTAAAAACGTAACTCTGATTTCCAACAGCACCTCTG AGCAAGATGTGAAATCTGAAGGCATGAGTAAGAAGAAGAAGGATCTCCTGCTGCCACTCCTGGTGGCAGTTCTCATTGTCGTGCTGCTCATCATTGTAGTGCTTTTTACATGGAAGCTGAAGAAAGCTCATGGAGTTTGGAAGAGAG aaaatgatACTTCAGACCAGACCTTGGAGAGTTATAAATCCAGATCTAACGAAGAAAGCCCAGGCCATGAGAAGAGCAGACAAG TTGTCAATCAGAAGTCCAACGTGCAATATGTAACAGAAGGATATGTGGAAGCAACACAGAAGAATCCAAGTGAGAAAAACACTACAATACCTGAGGAACAGTTTGcatgtggaaaagaaacagatgtaTAG